The following nucleotide sequence is from Mytilus galloprovincialis chromosome 12, xbMytGall1.hap1.1, whole genome shotgun sequence.
gagctttctgcaacaaaagttgcaggctcgacaaaaatgcttgttttagaCCCTttatggcccctaattcctaaatggttTTGGCAATTACCCCCAAATTTTTCACAGTAGTATACAATGAGATAATTTTTGCTACATTTCATTCATAATCATAACTATTACTCAGTTGTTTTACTTACTATTATTGGTATTCCTATGCTATTACTTGAACTAGTAATCTCAATCTAATCAGCTCTTCATCCTTTCTCTTGTTTTCTTCATCTTTTCTCCTTATTTCATCATCTTTTTCTTGTAAACGTCTTCTCATCTCCTCATCTTTTTCTTGTAAACATCTTCTCATCTCCTCATTTTTCATCTGAATGAGTCTTAGGAAAACTTCCTCTCTATTCtgtttcatactttcaataatCTGCCTTTCTCTTCTATTAGCGTCCTGCAGCCCAATGTTCTCTAGTTCAAGCTCATCTAGTAAAACAAAACTGAATTATCAGGaaattgtttgtttaaatgttaGAATTAAAGGATATCTATGAGGTTTTTATGCAACTGAACATAGCACATGTCACAGCtccttttctatatatatttacttAGACATAAGGTAAATCAGTTGTCTTTTTTCTGACAGCACTTCTTGTCATGTTgcatgttaaattttaaatatttcaagtaTCAAATTACAACAGAAACATCTAAAGCTTGGAATTTagacatttgaaaataaagtgtTGTTAAGTTTATTAAATAGTTTCAGAAAAAACATCCTTTTAAATCAAGGGCAGATAAGAAATTGCAATTAAGAATACAATTTGTGTTTGTAtggatttttttaagaaaacaaagGCTGTCTCcatatttgttttgacatttaaGATGCATTAATGAAAAGCAACTCTctcattaaattttaaacaattctattgttCAATGTTTCCTCAATAAGGTAACAAAGTTTCTCTTATAAAAATCTTATACCTAACTgttatttcattaatttcaataTATCTTTACAAAATACAAGCTATGTGACCTGCTTTTTGTGTGAAAGGTGTTTATGATATGCTAAATGACCTTTCCAATTAAAATAAATcgggaatgtgtccattg
It contains:
- the LOC143054336 gene encoding uncharacterized protein LOC143054336 isoform X1 — protein: MAGVLPILSSTVQEYEDEGSSDLLATLGNGNLDMGTASRKRRRIAAKYHPEDIQECFHKVHRQFNNPTITDLENSLDETQGTPRKKKFDELELENIGLQDANRRERQIIESMKQNREEVFLRLIQMKNEEMRRCLQEKDEEMRRRLQEKDDEIRRKDEENKRKDEELIRLRLLVQVIA
- the LOC143054336 gene encoding uncharacterized protein LOC143054336 isoform X2; this translates as MAGVLPILSSTVQEYEDEGSSDLLATLGNGNLDMGTASRKRRRIAAKYHPEDIQECFHKVHRQFNNPTITDLENSLDETQDELELENIGLQDANRRERQIIESMKQNREEVFLRLIQMKNEEMRRCLQEKDEEMRRRLQEKDDEIRRKDEENKRKDEELIRLRLLVQVIA